Proteins from one Mus pahari chromosome 10, PAHARI_EIJ_v1.1, whole genome shotgun sequence genomic window:
- the Tnfaip8l3 gene encoding tumor necrosis factor alpha-induced protein 8-like protein 3, producing MDSDSGEQSEGEPGTAAGPHVFSSKNLALQAQKKILSKIASKTVANMLIDDTSSEIFDELYKVTEEHTHNKKEAHKIMKDAIKVAIKIGILYRNKQFSQEEVIIVEKLRKKLNQTAMTMVSFYEVEYTFDTNVLSKLLHECKDLVHELVQRHLTPRTHGRINHVFNHFADVEFLSTLYGPHGNCRSNLKRICEGINKLLDEKIL from the coding sequence GTCCTCATGTGTTTAGTTCTAAGAATCTCGCCCTTCAAGCCCAGAAGAAGATCCTAAGCAAGATAGCCAGCAAAACTGTGGCCAACATGCTGATTGATGACACCAGCAGTGAGATCTTTGATGAGCTGTACaaagtcacagaagaacacacccACAACAAGAAGGAGGCCCACAAGATCATGAAGGATGCAATCAAAGTGGCAATCAAAATCGGTATTCTCTACCGGAACAAGCAGTTCAGTCAAGAGGAGGTTATAATTGTGGAGAAACTCCGGAAGAAACTGAACCAGACTGCGATGACCATGGTCAGCTTCTACGAAGTAGAGTATACCTTTGATACGAATGTGCTCTCTAAGCTTCTGCATGAGTGCAAGGACCTGGTACATGAACTGGTGCAGCGACACTTGACACCCAGAACCCATGGACGCATAAACCATGTCTTCAACCACTTTGCTGATGTGGAATTCCTTTCCACTCTCTATGGTCCGCATGGAAACTGCAGGTCCAATCTCAAGAGGATTTGCGAAGGAATCAATAAATTGTTAGATGAAAAGATCCTCTGA